The Neobacillus sp. OS1-2 genome includes a window with the following:
- a CDS encoding FHA domain-containing protein yields the protein MIKQIDFNLENCREYLFYQVSSDEEVAKNEIGLLENSQVFGLLSMVVIEKKKEISFRYDLSSWEHIKPLFYKGFSKERLYKFLLHIVETLLHSKKIGLRLGNIVADKRHIYIDPLSGRPLFFYLPIKENRYETGTVREFLISLLGMAPYDEEDDLSFFIKIHNYLVRAEEEIDLLHFKGMIEELGKDLVESLPMHNITEVVRRKDFTAKPARKSIGFYSPGNAELLLEDQNKVTASKKKSVKGNQQKGPKLEIEEEIQYKRVTRTELGEYKAAGFEAAAAIVGTQIHIVPGSGKGMGAESGLQDEGTTVLGVTDVGTTTLGEEASMPFLLTLTTQEKITIAKDVFKLGRDPKNADYQSSNKAVGRIHAHILTENGEYFLKDNRSTNGSFVNDIKLAKSEKVKIKHEDRITLANEEFVFKLF from the coding sequence TTGATCAAACAAATTGATTTTAATTTGGAGAATTGCCGGGAATATTTATTTTATCAGGTGAGCAGCGATGAGGAAGTAGCAAAGAATGAAATTGGCCTATTGGAAAATAGTCAAGTATTCGGTTTGTTGTCAATGGTTGTGATCGAAAAAAAGAAAGAAATTTCCTTTCGGTATGATTTGTCTTCATGGGAACATATTAAACCATTATTCTATAAAGGTTTCTCGAAGGAACGGTTATACAAGTTTCTATTACATATAGTAGAAACCCTGCTTCATTCAAAAAAAATTGGCTTGCGGCTCGGCAATATTGTGGCCGATAAAAGGCATATTTATATTGATCCGTTATCTGGCAGACCGTTATTTTTTTACTTGCCGATTAAAGAAAATCGCTATGAAACCGGCACTGTAAGGGAGTTTTTAATAAGTTTACTAGGGATGGCACCGTATGATGAGGAAGATGATTTGAGTTTCTTTATTAAAATTCATAATTATCTTGTTCGGGCGGAAGAGGAGATTGATTTGCTCCATTTTAAGGGAATGATTGAAGAGCTGGGTAAAGATTTGGTGGAATCATTACCGATGCATAATATTACGGAAGTGGTTAGAAGAAAGGATTTTACTGCAAAACCAGCCAGAAAGAGTATTGGTTTTTACAGTCCAGGCAATGCTGAACTTCTTCTTGAAGATCAAAACAAGGTCACAGCCTCCAAGAAAAAGAGTGTGAAAGGGAATCAGCAAAAAGGCCCTAAGCTTGAAATTGAGGAAGAAATTCAGTACAAACGGGTAACGAGAACAGAGCTTGGAGAGTACAAAGCTGCCGGTTTTGAAGCGGCGGCCGCGATCGTCGGGACACAAATACATATTGTGCCTGGTAGTGGAAAAGGAATGGGGGCTGAATCGGGTCTTCAGGATGAAGGGACAACCGTTTTAGGCGTAACGGATGTGGGAACTACCACACTTGGGGAAGAGGCCTCGATGCCGTTTCTACTTACCCTTACCACTCAAGAGAAAATCACGATTGCGAAAGACGTATTTAAACTTGGACGTGATCCAAAGAATGCCGATTATCAGTCAAGCAATAAAGCGGTGGGCCGTATCCACGCCCATATCCTAACGGAAAATGGTGAATACTTTTTAAAGGACAACCGCTCCACCAATGGGAGCTTTGTCAACGATATTAAGCTTGCCAAGAGTGAAAAGGTAAAAATCAAGCATGAGGACCGAATAACACTAGCAAATGAAGAGTTTGTTTTTAAGTTATTTTAA
- a CDS encoding protein kinase, which yields MIKIGTIIDERYEILKEIGRGGMSIVYLAMDNRLKKSLVVKDIRKRANKDDELLINSLVVEANMLKRLDHGALPRIYDVIDRQGEIYVVMDYIEGESLKEKLMREKIASADEVIDWAKQLSDVLGYLHTRKPNPIIYRDMKPDNIMLTPEGKIKLIDFGIAREFKTENTTDTTNLGTKGYAAPEQLSGKQTDERTDIYSLGVTLYHLVTGKTLSDPPYELRPIRSWNSALPEGLEHIIAKCTHAEPGHRYQSCAELAHDLLNINKLTQGYKHKLYKKLGLFLIPALLFLGFSTTSVFGYKGMKNEQLQDYLSLINEANSDIQNGRNAEASKILEQAIKLDKGRAMAYNNLLDMYIQNGEADKGLSNIERYMDDGYGHIDRNSEVLFKVGMTYFDVEKDYIRAEDFFNKVDPEDKPEVEYYRSLAATMGSLNIDYHKFAGDLDAFEKFTDKARNDAKKIDNYHSLANIYLSYKAQIPDANKKAIQLVIKANDVLIKLDDDFLTSKYAQDFERKLAQAYYSKGINSQDKTAAVNDFEEAIRLYTKLLDYREELNKEEDMLKIGTIYEELGKREQAAEQYERTITDFPTSLNAYTKLGNLLLDIEQPKEDRNYSAALQVYEQAAQLKDADQDEGFKKLTRRYMNLNLVGQGG from the coding sequence TTGATTAAAATCGGCACAATAATTGATGAACGCTATGAAATATTGAAAGAAATCGGCCGCGGCGGCATGAGTATAGTCTATCTTGCGATGGATAACAGACTCAAGAAATCGCTGGTCGTAAAGGATATCCGCAAGCGGGCCAACAAGGATGATGAGTTGCTGATTAACAGCCTTGTTGTGGAGGCCAATATGTTAAAAAGGTTGGACCATGGTGCACTGCCGCGAATCTATGATGTCATCGACCGCCAAGGTGAAATTTATGTGGTCATGGATTATATCGAAGGCGAATCGCTAAAAGAAAAGCTGATGCGTGAGAAAATCGCCTCCGCCGATGAAGTCATCGATTGGGCGAAGCAGTTGAGTGATGTGCTCGGTTACCTTCATACACGAAAGCCGAACCCGATTATTTATCGCGATATGAAGCCTGATAATATCATGCTGACCCCTGAAGGGAAAATCAAGCTGATTGATTTTGGGATCGCCAGGGAGTTTAAAACAGAAAATACGACCGATACGACGAATCTCGGGACAAAGGGATACGCAGCCCCTGAGCAATTATCCGGCAAGCAAACGGATGAACGGACTGATATTTATAGTTTAGGTGTGACACTCTATCATTTAGTGACGGGAAAAACCTTGAGTGACCCGCCTTATGAATTAAGGCCCATTCGATCGTGGAACTCGGCACTGCCGGAGGGTCTAGAACATATAATTGCCAAGTGTACCCACGCAGAACCCGGTCATCGGTATCAAAGCTGCGCGGAACTGGCCCATGATTTGCTGAACATTAACAAATTAACCCAGGGCTATAAACACAAGCTTTATAAAAAGTTAGGTCTATTTCTAATTCCGGCTCTCCTCTTTCTCGGATTTTCCACGACGTCCGTCTTTGGCTACAAAGGGATGAAGAATGAACAGCTCCAGGATTATTTGAGCCTAATTAATGAGGCAAACAGCGATATTCAAAATGGTCGGAATGCCGAGGCAAGCAAAATTCTCGAACAGGCGATAAAACTTGATAAGGGCAGGGCTATGGCCTATAACAATTTACTAGATATGTATATTCAAAACGGGGAAGCAGATAAGGGCCTGTCGAATATTGAAAGATATATGGATGATGGCTATGGACATATTGATCGAAATAGCGAGGTTCTCTTTAAAGTAGGCATGACCTATTTCGACGTGGAAAAGGATTATATTCGGGCTGAGGATTTTTTTAACAAGGTTGACCCAGAAGATAAGCCGGAAGTAGAGTATTACCGTTCATTAGCTGCGACAATGGGAAGTTTAAATATCGACTATCATAAGTTTGCCGGTGATTTGGATGCCTTTGAAAAATTCACCGATAAAGCCCGTAATGATGCTAAAAAAATTGATAACTACCATTCATTAGCGAATATTTACTTATCGTATAAAGCGCAAATTCCAGATGCCAATAAGAAGGCCATTCAATTAGTCATAAAGGCAAACGATGTCCTAATCAAATTAGACGATGATTTCTTAACAAGCAAATATGCACAAGATTTTGAGCGGAAACTGGCACAGGCCTACTACAGTAAAGGAATTAATTCACAGGATAAAACGGCAGCGGTTAATGATTTTGAGGAAGCCATCCGTCTGTATACCAAGCTTCTTGATTACCGGGAGGAATTGAATAAAGAGGAGGATATGCTTAAAATTGGCACGATCTATGAAGAATTGGGGAAGCGTGAGCAGGCTGCTGAACAATACGAGCGTACGATCACGGATTTCCCTACTAGTCTTAATGCCTATACAAAACTAGGAAACTTGTTGCTCGATATCGAACAGCCGAAAGAGGATCGGAATTATTCGGCAGCGTTACAGGTGTATGAGCAGGCAGCCCAATTAAAGGATGCCGATCAGGATG
- a CDS encoding serine/threonine-protein phosphatase, producing MSFQMAYHTDAGIKKKTNQDALLLKTAQTPNGRVGLFIVCDGMGGLTQGELASATVIRGMSDWFDTELPKILLSDNNQLETEIIQQLAYRVKALNRKILDYGEAANLKLGTTITALLIVQTNYFLLHIGDSRAYRIHKNLFPLTKDQTVVARELERGNITEEQAKVDPRRNVLLQCVGATPELELAISQGEVKDGDLFMLCTDGFYHEISEEEMFASLQPDTFSNETQMKETVVGLVELVKNRKETDNITVLLTKVTPG from the coding sequence ATGTCTTTTCAAATGGCCTACCATACTGACGCCGGAATTAAAAAGAAAACCAATCAGGATGCCTTGCTGCTTAAAACGGCACAAACTCCAAATGGGCGGGTTGGTCTGTTTATCGTATGTGACGGCATGGGCGGACTTACGCAAGGGGAATTGGCGAGTGCAACCGTCATCAGAGGGATGTCGGACTGGTTTGACACTGAGCTGCCAAAGATTCTCCTATCCGATAACAATCAGCTGGAAACGGAAATCATACAACAATTAGCATATCGCGTGAAGGCCCTTAATCGAAAAATTTTAGATTATGGAGAAGCGGCCAATCTCAAGCTTGGTACCACCATCACCGCGCTTTTGATTGTGCAAACGAACTATTTCCTTTTACACATCGGTGACAGTAGAGCCTACCGGATCCACAAAAATCTATTTCCATTAACAAAAGATCAAACGGTTGTGGCCAGGGAATTGGAGCGGGGCAATATCACAGAAGAGCAGGCGAAAGTCGATCCGCGCCGAAATGTTCTGCTGCAATGTGTAGGCGCCACACCGGAACTAGAGCTTGCCATCTCACAAGGTGAGGTAAAAGACGGAGATTTGTTCATGCTATGCACCGATGGTTTTTACCATGAAATCAGTGAAGAAGAGATGTTTGCCAGTTTGCAACCGGACACTTTTTCAAATGAAACCCAGATGAAGGAAACGGTTGTGGGTCTCGTTGAATTAGTAAAGAATCGCAAGGAAACCGATAATATCACTGTTCTACTAACGAAAGTAACACCGGGGTGA